AGCAGTCTATCGATAATTTAAAAACATCGGGGTTTGATCGTCGTATGTCGATTGCCAAAACCTCATTGAACATTGGTCGACGTTGGGCAGGTAATAGCGTGTCTGGTATGTTTCTTAATAAAGAAGCACGTACAGCACGTAACCAGATTTTTATGGAAGAACAGGCGCATTATTTGGCAGAAGAGCTTGGTAAATTAAAAGGCTCTGTCGTGAAAATTGGTCAAATGCTAGCGATTTATGGTGAGCATATCTTACCACCTGAGATTACCCGTGCCTTACAAACGCTTAATGATGATACAGCGACACTTGCATGGCCAAAAATCGAGCAGAATTTACAGGATTTATTGGGTAATAAGCTGCAGGATCTTCAGGTTGACCCTGTCCCTATTGGTACAGCATCCCTCGCCCAAGTTCACCGTGCAACCGTCATAGCCACGGGTGAGCAAGTGGTATTAAAGATTCAATATCCGGGTGTAGCTGATGCGATTAACTCTGATTTGGCTCTATTTAAGAGCCTATTAAAGGTTAGTAATATCGTTCCACAAACCCGTTCACTCGATGCATGGTTTGAAGAGATACGTGATTTATTACATCATGAAGTCGACTATGAGGCGGAAGCTGACACAACAGAGCGGTTCTATAACCGTTTGATTGACGATGCACGTTATGTTGTACCGAGAATTAACCGCCATTATTCGACCAAGCGCTTACTTTGTATGTCTTATGAGCCGGGTATCAGTGTGGTTTCTGACGCATTGCAACTACTCCCTCTTGAGCGTCGAAACGCCATCGGTCAGGCGGCTATCGAAATCATGATACAAGAGATTTTCGTTTGGGGTGAGATGCAAACGGATCCAAACTTTGGTAATTACCTTGTCCGTGTCGCACGCGACGAAACTGAAATTGATAAACTGGTCTTATTAGATTTTGGTGCGATTCGCCAGTTCGATAACAACTTATTGACGATTGCTCATAATTTATTACGTTCCGGTTATTATCATGATCATCAATCTATGATGAGTGCCATGACTGGTTATGACTTTTTTGATACCATGAGTGATAAAGTACGTTCAGATATCGCCTCATTGTTTTTGTTGGCAACTGAACCTTTTAGTGAGCCTGTGATAAACACTGATATGCCTGCTAATTGTCTAGATGACCAACAGCGCTATATTTGGGCTAACAGTAAGCTGCATACTCGCCTCTCAAATGATGCGACACAAGCGATGCAGTCTTTCGAGTTCAATCTACCACCTAAAGAGTTTATGTTTATCAGTCGGAAATTTATCGGTGCCTATACTTTTTTGACTGTGCTTGATGCTCGTACGGATTCTAATAATTTAGTAAAACCGTTTTTATAAACTTATTTTAACGTACTTACTCGACGGATTTTTGAACTGCCTTTCTGGGGCGGTTTTATTTATTACAATCTTAATTGCTTAGGCTATTTTATAGTTTTAACTTAACCTTAGCATTTTATAGCAAATGTAATTCTTTTATCTTTTACTTAGGCTATTATCTTAAATACTCACATCAGCTATCATCCACTTATCGAATCTGGTTTGATAACCTTCAGGTTTCTTCATGTTCAATTCCCAACAGGTTTCTTGCCGTGCTAAGTATTTAACTTCAAAATGTGT
The window above is part of the Psychrobacter cryohalolentis K5 genome. Proteins encoded here:
- a CDS encoding ABC1 kinase family protein → MANNTSRSSNNKQSIDNLKTSGFDRRMSIAKTSLNIGRRWAGNSVSGMFLNKEARTARNQIFMEEQAHYLAEELGKLKGSVVKIGQMLAIYGEHILPPEITRALQTLNDDTATLAWPKIEQNLQDLLGNKLQDLQVDPVPIGTASLAQVHRATVIATGEQVVLKIQYPGVADAINSDLALFKSLLKVSNIVPQTRSLDAWFEEIRDLLHHEVDYEAEADTTERFYNRLIDDARYVVPRINRHYSTKRLLCMSYEPGISVVSDALQLLPLERRNAIGQAAIEIMIQEIFVWGEMQTDPNFGNYLVRVARDETEIDKLVLLDFGAIRQFDNNLLTIAHNLLRSGYYHDHQSMMSAMTGYDFFDTMSDKVRSDIASLFLLATEPFSEPVINTDMPANCLDDQQRYIWANSKLHTRLSNDATQAMQSFEFNLPPKEFMFISRKFIGAYTFLTVLDARTDSNNLVKPFL